One genomic window of Branchiostoma floridae strain S238N-H82 chromosome 4, Bfl_VNyyK, whole genome shotgun sequence includes the following:
- the LOC118413569 gene encoding gamma-aminobutyric acid receptor subunit beta-3-like has translation MPWKSSVRWRESAGLILLFGVLQTCSQGAPTLESLLVSRGYDRFLRPSFGGPPVQVDMSMTISSIDQISEVNMDYTITVFLRQYWRDERLAFAGSNHSLSLDGRLAEKLWVPDTFIPNAKESFLHKVTVDNKLIRLFPDGGILYGMRITAKAECNMDLEKYPMDSQNCTLGFESYGYKTEDIRFRWKAGNDSIYGVESLQLQQFKIGAYNVINGMATYESGDYSNVKFCFLLHRQAFYFIFQTYIPSILLVVLSWVGFWINAEAVPARVALGITTVLTMTTLIGGARATMPKISYIKAIDVYLITCFLFTFAALVEYAAVNFRSSVKKMKEAKRKLAAEKKCRNKMKANVTGLHCVDEKDNNCDKSHTILDIDMADDGTVGQAARSDGQKLRRTTSKKIGVTFANGVRHLVRSVSQVQMVRADVTSIDRYSRWGFPLCFLLFNLSYFLHYTEPWHGWLT, from the exons TTCTCAAGGAGCTCCGACCCTGGAGAGCCTTCTCGTTAGCCGAGGGTACGACAGGTTCCTGAGACCTTCCTTCGGTG GTCCCCCGGTGCAGGTGGATATGAGCATGACTATTTCCAGTATCGATCAGATATCGGAGGTCAACATG GACTACACCATCACCGTGTTCCTACGTCAGTACTGGAGGGACGAGCGCCTGGCCTTCGCGGGTTCCAACCACAGCCTGAGTCTGGACGGCAGGCTGGCCGAGAAGCTCTGGGTTCCCGACACCTTCATCCCGAACGCGAAGGAGTCCTTCCTGCACAAGGTTACCGTGGACAACAAGCTCATCAGGCTGTTTCCGGACGGAGGGATACTCTACGGAATGag GATTACAGCAAAGGCCGAATGCAACATGGACCTGGAGAAGTATCCGATGGATTCTCAAAACTGCACATTGGGGTTTGAGAGCT ATGGCTATAAGACAGAAGATATTCGGTTCCGTTGGAAGGCTGGTAATGACTCCATCTATGGTGTAGAGAGTTTACAACTTCAGCAGTTCAAAATCGGTGCCTATAACGTCATCAACGGCATGGCTACTTACGAATCAG GTGATTATTCCAATGTGAAGTTTTGCTTCCTGCTGCACCGCCAGGCGTTCTACTTCATCTTCCAGACATACATCCCGTCCATCCTGCTGGTGGTGCTGTCCTGGGTCGGCTTCTGGATCAACGCCGAGGCTGTTCCGGCAAGAGTAGCTCTTG GCATCACCACTGTGCTGACCATGACGACGCTGATCGGCGGTGCCCGAGCCACCATGCCTAAAATCTCTTACATCAAGGCCATCGACGTCTACTTGATCACGTGTTTCCTGTTCACCTTCGCCGCGCTGGTGGAGTACGCAGCCGTCAACTTCCGGTCTTCCGTTAAGAAAATGAAGGAGGCAAAACGCAAGTTGGCAGCTGAGAAGAAGTGTAGAAATAAG ATGAAAGCAAACGTGACTGGCCTTCACTGCGTGGACGAGAAGGACAACAACTGCGACAAAAGTCACACGATTTTGGACATCGACATGGCGGACGATGGGACCGTGGGGCAGGCTGCGCGCTCGGACGGGCAGAAACTGCGCAGAACTACGTCCAAGAAGATCGGAGTGACCTTCGCCAATGGGGTTCGACATCTTGTCAGAAGCGTATCTCAG GTCCAAATGGTGAGAGCAGACGTGACATCCATCGACCGTTACTCCCGCTGGGGGTTCCCTTTGTGTTTCCTCCTCTTCAACCTGAGTTACTTCCTGCACTACACCGAGCCCTGGCATGGATGGCTCACTTAA